From a region of the Pogona vitticeps strain Pit_001003342236 chromosome 7, PviZW2.1, whole genome shotgun sequence genome:
- the TADA2A gene encoding transcriptional adapter 2-alpha, with protein sequence MDHLASFSSDPFDKPPCRGCSSYLAEPYIKCAECGPPPFLLCLQCFTRGFEYKKHQSNHTYEIMTSNFPVLDPTWTAQEEMALLEAVMDCGFGNWQDVANQMSTKTKEECEKHYMKHFINNPLFASSLLNLKLAEENQHTDSAIPFYPTEDPPRPTFDSLLSRDMAGYMPARADFIEEFDNYAEWDLRDIDFVEDDSDLLHALKIAVVDIYHSRLKERQRRKKIIRDHGLINLRKFQILERRYPKEVQDLYETMRSFARILGPMEHDKFIESHALEFELRKEIKRLQEYRIAGITSFCSARTYDRLKTTREEERLKRTMLSEVLQYIQDSNACQQWLSRQADIDSGLNPTISLSSNSGRRSAPPLNLTGLPGTEKLNEKEKELCQVVRLVPGAYLEYKAALVNECHKQGGLRLAQARALIKIDVNKTRKIYDFLIREGYITKA encoded by the exons ATGGATCACCTAGCATCATTCAGCA GTGACCCTTTTGACAAGCCGCCCTGCCGAGGATGTTCCTCTTACCTTGCAGAGCCGTACATAAAATGTGCAGAATGTGGCCCACCTCCATTTTTGCTGTGCTTACAG TGCTTCACAAGAGGATTTGAGTACAAGAAACACCAGAGCAACCACACCTACGAAATAATG ACTTCCAATTTCCCTGTTCTTGATCCTACTTGGACAGCTCAGGAAGAAATGGCCCTTCTAGAAGCCGTGATGGATTGCGGCTTTGGAAACTG GCAGGATGTCGCCAACCAGATGAGCACAAAGACAAAAGAAGAGTGTGAAAAACACTACATGAAGCACTTCATCAACAACCCACTCTTTGCATCCTCATTATTAAATCTGAAACTTGCCGAAGAGAACCAGCACACTGACTCGGCCATTCCGTTTTACC ctacTGAAGATCCCCCACGGCCTACCTTTGATTCCTTGCTCTCCAGGGATATGGCTGGTTATATGCCGGCAAGGGCAGACTTCATTGAG GAGTTCGACAATTACGCTGAGTGGGATTTGAGAGATATAGATTTTGTGGAGGATGACTCAGACCTCTTGCATG CTTTAAAGATTGCAGTTGTAGATATTTATCACTCTAGACTGAAGGAGAGGCAGCGAAGGAAAAA AATTATAAGGGACCATGGACTCATTAATCTCAGAAAGTTTCAGA TTCTGGAAAGGAGGTACCCAAAGGAGGTTCAAGATCTGTATGAGACCATGAGGAGCTTTGCAAGAATCCTGGGACCCATGGAGCATGATAAATTCATAGAAAGCCATGCAT TGGAGTTTGAGCTGCGAAAGGAAATCAAGAGGCTGCAAGAGTACAGGATAGCAGGAATCACCAGCTTCTGCA GTGCACGGACATACGACCGCCTCAAGACGACGCGTGAAGAGGAGCGTCTGAAACGTACCATGCTTTCCGAAGTCCTCCAGTACATCCAGGACAGTAACGCCTGCCAGCAGTGGCTCAGTCGACAAGCAGATAT CGATTCCGGCCTGAATCCTACAatatccctttcatcaaattcAG GTCGGAGAAGCGCCCCTCCGTTGAACCTCACTGGTCTCCCCGGGACTGAAAAActgaatgagaaagagaaagag CTCTGTCAGGTGGTTCGCTTAGTTCCTGGAGCCTACCTGGAGTACAAAGCGGCCTTAGTCAATGAATGTCACAAACAAGGAGGCCTGAGACTTGCCCAGGCTCGAGCCCTTATCAAGATCGACGTCAACAAAACCAGGAAGATCTACGACTTCCTTATCCGAGAAGGATACATCACCAAAGCCTGA